One Solea senegalensis isolate Sse05_10M linkage group LG21, IFAPA_SoseM_1, whole genome shotgun sequence DNA segment encodes these proteins:
- the mtrex gene encoding exosome RNA helicase MTR4, with amino-acid sequence MADAFGDGLFSVFDDEQQTTTSKKILPPVPPETGKAISKNGSDKDAGPSARLKREVDSDGGEEVVFEKKPRLETALANDLNLAEFMPQVKVEQVETVEGCSHEVALPASDEYKPLKSRVGKAAKEYPFVLDPFQREAILCIDNNESVLVSAHTSAGKTVCAEYAIALALREKQRVIFTSPIKALSNQKYREMYEEFQDVGLMTGDVTINPTASCLIMTTEILRSMLYRGSEIMREVAWVVFDEIHYMRDAERGVVWEETIILLPDNVHYVFLSATIPNARQFAEWICHLHKQTCHVVYTDYRPTPLQHYVFPAGGDGLHLVVDENGDFREDNFNTAMQVLRDAGDSGGSSGGGKWDPRGRKGGTKGPSSVFKIVKMIMERNFQPVIIFSFSKKECEAYALQVAKLDFNTDDEKRLVEEVFSNAVDCLSDEDKKLPQVEHVLPLLKRGIGIHHGGLLPILKETIEILFSEGLLKALFATETFAMGINMPARTVLFTSARKFDGKSHRFITSGEYIQMSGRAGRRGMDDRGIVIFMVDEKMSPAVGKQLLKGSADPLNSAFHLTYNMVLNLLRVEEINPEYMLEKSFYQFQHYRALPGVVEKIKKLEEQYHAIEIPNEESVVNYFKIRQQLAKLGKEIQEFINKPKNCLPFLQPGRLVKVKNEDLDFGWGVVVNFCKKSNVKSVADSDPLYVVEVLLHCNKDSVKDAATEAAKPAAPGETGEMQVVPVMLHLVTSISSVRLYIPKDLRPFDNRQLMLKSIQEVQKRFPDGVPLLDPIDDMGIKDPALKKVIQKVEAFEHRMYSHPLHSDPNLESVYSLCEKKALIAADVRTAKRELKKARTVLQMDQLKCRKRVLRRLGFASPSDVIEVKGRVACEISSADELLLTEMVFNGLFNDLTAEQATALLSCFVFQENASEMPKLTEQLAAPLRRMQECAKRIAKVSADAKLEVDEETYLNQFKPHLMDVVFAWANGATFAQICKMTDVFEGSIIRCMRRLEEVLRQMCSAAKAIGNTELENKFAEGITKIKRDIVFAASLYL; translated from the exons ATGGCTGACGCGTTTGGAGATGGCTTGTTCAGCGTGTTTGATGATGAACAACAAACTACCACGAGCAAAAAGATTCTCCCCCCAGTGCCCCCAGAAACAGG GAAAGCTATAAGTAAAAATGGCTCTGACAAGGATGCTGGTCCCTCTGCACGGCTCAAGAGGGAGGTGGACAGTGACGGCGGAGAGGAAGTGGTGTTTGAGAAGAAACCTCGACTTGAGACAGCCTTGGCTAATGACCTAAA tCTTGCAGAATTCATGCCACAAGTGAAGGTGGAGCAAGTTGAAACTGTGGAAGGATGCTCACATGAG GTGGCTTTACCTGCCAGTGATGAATATAAACCTCTGAAATCCAGAGTGGGAAAAGCAGCCAAG GAGTACCCTTTTGTTCTTGACCCGTTCCAGCGTGAGGCCATCTTATGTATTGACAACAATgagtctgtgcttgtgtctgcacacacatcTGCAGGCAAGACTGTCTGTGCTGA ATATGCCATAGCTCTAGCCctcagagagaagcagagagtgATCTTCACAAGCCCCATCAAGGCACTTTCAAACCAGAAATACAGAGAGATGTACGAAGAGTTTCAGGATGTGGGTCTGATGACTGGTGACGTCACCATCAACCCCACTGCCTCTTGCCTCATCATGACAACAGAG atcctgaggagcatgttgtaCAGAGGCTCTGAGATAATGAGGGAAGTGGCGTGGGTCGTCTTTGACGAGATCCATTACATGAGAGATGCAG AGCGTGGTGTCGTGTGGGAGGAGACCATCATTCTTCTTCCTGACAACGTGCATTATGTCTTCTTGTCAGCCACCATTCCCAATGCTAGACAGTTTGCTGAGTGGATTTGTCACCTGCATAAACAG ACATGCCATGTTGTGTACACAGACTATCGTCCCACTCCTCTGCAACACTACGTCTTCCCAGCAGGGGGCGATGGTCTCCACCTGGTGGTTGATGAGAAC GGAGACTTCAGAGAGGACAATTTCAACACGGCTATGCAGGTGTTGAGAGATGCAGGCGATTctgggggcagcagtggaggtGGCAAATGGGACCCCAGAGGACGCAAAGGAGGCACTAAag GCCCATCCAGTGTGTTCAAAATTGTGAAGATGATCATGGAGAGGAATTTCCAGCCTGttatcattttcagcttcagCAAGAAAGAATGTGAGGCCTATGCACTGCAGGTGGCCAAACTGGACTTTAACACAG ATGACGAGAAACGTCTGGTGGAGGAGGTGTTCAGCAACGCAGTCGACTGTCTTTCAGATGAGGACAAGAAACTCCCTCAG GTAGAGCATGTGCTGCCGCTGCTGAAGAGGGGAATAGGTATCCATCACGGAGGCCTGCTACCCATCCTGAAGGAGACGATCGAGATCCTTTTCTCCGAAGGCCTCCTCAAG GCCCTGTTCGCCACAGAGACGTTTGCCATGGGCATCAATATGCCCGCCCGCACTGTGCTCTTCACCAGCGCACGCAAGTTTGATGGCAAGAGTCATCGCTTT ATTACATCAGGTGAGTACATCCAGATGTCTGGACGTGCTGGAAGGAGAGGAATGGACGACAGAGGAATCGTTATTTTCATGGTGGATGAGAAGATGAGTCCGGCTGTGGGCAAACAGCTCCTCAAG GGATCAGCTGACCCGTTGAACAGTGCCTTCCATCTGACCTACAACATGGTGCTGAACCTGCTGCGTGTGGAGGAGATCAACCCTGAGTACATGCTGGAGAAATCCTTCTACCAGTTCCAACACTATAGAGCTTTGCCTGGTGTTGTGGAGA AAATAaagaagctggaggagcagTATCATGCCATCGAGATACCTAACGAGGAAAGTGTTGTCAATTACTTTAAAATCAGACAGCAGCTGGCTAAACTGGGCAAAGAGATACAGGAGTTCATCAATAAACCCAAAAACTGCCTGCCCTTCTTGCAGCCTGGGCGACTTGTCAAG GTAAAAAATGAGGACCTTGACTTTGGCTGGGGAGTTGTCGTTAACTTTTGCAAGAAGTCTAACGTGAAG AGCGTTGCAGACTCGGATCCGCTGTATGTGGTGGAGGTCTTGCTCCACTGTAATAAGGACAGTGTAAAAGATGCTGCGACTGAGGCTGCTAAACCTGCTGCACCAGGAGAGACTGGAGAGATGCAG GTGGTTCCTGTGATGCTTCATCTTGTGACTTCCATCAGCTCGGTTCGACTTTACATCCCCAAAGATCTAAGGCCCTTTGACAACAGGCAGCTCATGCTCAAATCcatacag GAGGTGCAGAAGCGATTCCCAGATGGAGTTCCTCTGCTTGACCCCATAGATGACATGGGCATCAAAGACCCTGCACTGAAGAAAGTCATTCAGAAAGTGGAGGCCTTTGAGCACCGCATGTACTCCCACCCTCTGCACAGTGACCCCAACTTGGAGTCTGTATATTCTCTGTGTGAGAAGAAAGCTCTG ATTGCAGCAGATGTTCGAACAGCGAAGAGGGAGCTGAAGAAAGCACGGACCGTCCTACAGATGGACCAGCTCAAGTGCAGAAAGAGAGTCCTGCGACGCCTGGGCTTCGCCAGCCCCTCTGATGTGATTGAGGTGAAGGGGCGAGTTGCGTGTGAAATTAGCAG TGCGGACGAGCTCCTGTTGACGGAGATGGTGTTCAATGGTCTCTTCAACGATTTGACAGCGGAACAAGCCACGGCCCTGCTGTCCTGCTTTGTCTTCCAGGAAAAT GCCAGTGAGATGCCCAAACTAACTGAACAGTTGGCTGCACCTCTGAGACGGATGCag GAGTGTGCAAAGCGCATAGCCAAGGTGTCGGCCGATGCCAAGCTGGAGGTGGATGAAGAGACTTATCTAAACCAGTTCAAGCCCCATCTGATGGACGTGGTCTTCGCCTGGGCGAACGGCGCCACGTTTGCTCAAATCTGCAAGATGACTGACGTCTTTGAAG GGAGCATCATCCGCTGTATGCGGCGTCTGGAGGAAGTGCTGAGACAGATGTGTTCTGCAGCCAAGGCCATCGGCAACACAGAACTGGAAAACAAGTTTGCTGAAG gaATAACGAAGATCAAGAGAGACATTGTTTTTGCCGCCAGTCTCTACCTATAA
- the plpp1a gene encoding phospholipid phosphatase 1 isoform X1, which yields MIRFSPPRPGRSGLFVRLLDPLLNHLLLRVFYSLSEPAGSDVPRRSSSSSPLLHSPTPTAGFYHREDAPTTTSHSTQRQTRANMFETRGLPFVLLDIACLILGGLPLAAFNLGKIRPYQRGFFCNDDSIKYPFHHSTITSTVLYTVGFALPISCMIFGECLLVYLNRIKSKSSFGSYIASVYKAIGTFLFGAAMSQSLTDIAKYSIGRLRPHFLDICRPDWRQINCSGAAYIENFTCTGDATMVNEGRLSFYSGHSSFSMYCMLFLALYLQARLQVEWARLLRPTIQFFLIAASVYTGLSRVSDYKHHWSDVLTGLLQGALMAILVVFFVSDFFKPQVESRKDLDLGHTTLQETPTNGNHFESPN from the exons ATGATACGCTTCTCCCCGCCGCGGCCCGGGCGGTCTGGTCTATTTGTCCGTCTCCTAGATCCGTTGTTGAACCATCTGTTGTTGCGGGTTTTTTACTCTCTGTCGGAACCAGCGGGCAGCGACGTCCCAAGGAGGAGCAGCTCCTCTTCTCCACTCCTCCACTCTCCCACCCCCACCGCCGGTTTTTATCACAGGGAGGACGCACCCACCACTACAAGCCACTCGACTCAGAGACAGACAAGAGCAAACATGTTTGAGACCAGAGGACTCCCTTTTGTCCTGCTCGACATAGCCTGTCTCATCCTAG GAGGTCTGCCTCTGGCAGCCTTTAACCTGGGTAAGATCCGTCCCTACCAGAGGGGCTTTTTCTGTAACGACGACAGCATCAAGTACCCTTTCCACCACAGCACTATAACCTCCACAGTGCTCTACACTGTGGGCTTCGCCCTGCCCATTAGCTGC ATGATCTTTGGCGAGTGCCTTTTAGTTTATCTAAATCGCATCAAATCCAAGTCGTCCTTTGGCAGCTACATTGCCTCTGTTTACAAAGCCATTGGCACCTTCCTCTTCGGTGCCGCCATGAGCCAATCTCTGACCGACATAGCAAAGTATTCTATTGGCCGACTCAGGCCACACTTCCTGGACATCTGCAGGCCCGATTGGAGACAAATCAACTGTTCGGGAGCGGCTTATATCGAAAACTTCACCTGCACTGGGGATGCGACAATGGTCAATGAGGGCAG ATTATCCTTCTACTCGGGCCACTCCTCTTTCTCCATGTACTGCATGCTGTTCCTGGCT CTCTACCTGCAGGCGCGGCTCCAGGTGGAGTGGGCGAGGCTACTGAGACCCACGATCCAGTTTTTCCTGATTGCCGCGTCTGTGTACACGGGACTGTCGCGGGTGTCTGATTACAAACATCACTGGAGCGATGTGCTGACTGGACTCCTGCAGGGGGCCCTCATGGCTATCCTGGTG GTCTTCTTCGTATCAGACTTCTTCAAGCCACAAGTAGAATCCCGCAAAGACTTGGATCTGGGCCACACGACCCTGCAGGAGACGCCGACGAACGGAAACCACTTTGAGAGTCCAAACTAA
- the plpp1a gene encoding phospholipid phosphatase 1 isoform X2 yields MIRFSPPRPGRSGLFVRLLDPLLNHLLLRVFYSLSEPAGSDVPRRSSSSSPLLHSPTPTAGFYHREDAPTTTSHSTQRQTRANMFETRGLPFVLLDIACLILAGLPFAILNLQHSPFRRGFFCNDDTIKYPHKEDTISYQLLGGVMIPVTVLTMIFGECLLVYLNRIKSKSSFGSYIASVYKAIGTFLFGAAMSQSLTDIAKYSIGRLRPHFLDICRPDWRQINCSGAAYIENFTCTGDATMVNEGRLSFYSGHSSFSMYCMLFLALYLQARLQVEWARLLRPTIQFFLIAASVYTGLSRVSDYKHHWSDVLTGLLQGALMAILVVFFVSDFFKPQVESRKDLDLGHTTLQETPTNGNHFESPN; encoded by the exons ATGATACGCTTCTCCCCGCCGCGGCCCGGGCGGTCTGGTCTATTTGTCCGTCTCCTAGATCCGTTGTTGAACCATCTGTTGTTGCGGGTTTTTTACTCTCTGTCGGAACCAGCGGGCAGCGACGTCCCAAGGAGGAGCAGCTCCTCTTCTCCACTCCTCCACTCTCCCACCCCCACCGCCGGTTTTTATCACAGGGAGGACGCACCCACCACTACAAGCCACTCGACTCAGAGACAGACAAGAGCAAACATGTTTGAGACCAGAGGACTCCCTTTTGTCCTGCTCGACATAGCCTGTCTCATCCTAG CTGGACTCCCGTTTGCCATACTCAATTTGCAACACAGTCCTTTCCGCCGGGGCTTTTTCTGTAATGACGATACAATCAAGTACCCCCATAAAGAGGACACCATTTCCTATCAGTTGTTAGGAGGTGTTATGATTCCCGTCACAGTGCTCACT ATGATCTTTGGCGAGTGCCTTTTAGTTTATCTAAATCGCATCAAATCCAAGTCGTCCTTTGGCAGCTACATTGCCTCTGTTTACAAAGCCATTGGCACCTTCCTCTTCGGTGCCGCCATGAGCCAATCTCTGACCGACATAGCAAAGTATTCTATTGGCCGACTCAGGCCACACTTCCTGGACATCTGCAGGCCCGATTGGAGACAAATCAACTGTTCGGGAGCGGCTTATATCGAAAACTTCACCTGCACTGGGGATGCGACAATGGTCAATGAGGGCAG ATTATCCTTCTACTCGGGCCACTCCTCTTTCTCCATGTACTGCATGCTGTTCCTGGCT CTCTACCTGCAGGCGCGGCTCCAGGTGGAGTGGGCGAGGCTACTGAGACCCACGATCCAGTTTTTCCTGATTGCCGCGTCTGTGTACACGGGACTGTCGCGGGTGTCTGATTACAAACATCACTGGAGCGATGTGCTGACTGGACTCCTGCAGGGGGCCCTCATGGCTATCCTGGTG GTCTTCTTCGTATCAGACTTCTTCAAGCCACAAGTAGAATCCCGCAAAGACTTGGATCTGGGCCACACGACCCTGCAGGAGACGCCGACGAACGGAAACCACTTTGAGAGTCCAAACTAA